Genomic window (Zingiber officinale cultivar Zhangliang chromosome 2B, Zo_v1.1, whole genome shotgun sequence):
agactccctgtgtttaagatatagaatgtccactaattaaatgagttactgataacttacttaattaatatctagctccaagagtagtatcactcaacttcattgtcatgtcggactaagtccacctgcagggtttacatgacaatccttatgagctcctcaagggggcatcatcaacctagattactagggcatagtttcattctataatcaacaacacaccatataaataatattatttctcaatttatcaggcctattgatttaacgagctaaatcacaccctttgataaattaaagaaataagtattaaatatatgtgcttgttattatatcatgattaagagtacatacttccataataacagaggtattattcttttatatagtcagtataaaaacaaactacctcaaatggtcctgctcaatacactcatagtgtactactgtaatttattagttaagataaactaatacctaattacactacaaccactcctatgatttgtcccattccatcttggttgtgagcaactgtttataatttataaggaactgataacatgatcttctgtgtacagcaccacacaccatgttatctacaatataaattaattgaacaactacacttagcataaatgtagacatttgaccaatgtgattcttataaatgtttatacaaaaagctagacttttagtatacactctaacacacatATCtcaacaatgacatgatattgtccactttggtcctagaccctcatggctttactcttgggctctccccaaatgGCCTAATGTCaatagagatatcatgcatccttttaacctcatgatctttaccaaatttttccaatgtgggactttgattgaaccccaacaattcttccatcaaacgaaggaccacaattactctcatggtctgggcctcccgcgagcatctggtcaccctgacctgctccgggtCTCCCTGCAAGTATCCACACccgatcaccttgacctacttcaggcctccccgtgagcatttggtcaccttgacttgcttcgggcctccctacgagcatccagtcaccctggcCTACTCGCATCCCTGCATGTATccgatcaccttgacctactccaggcctccccgcaagcatccagtcatTCCGACTTACTCCGAGTCTCCCcgcgagtatccggtcaccctgattTGCTTAGGGGCCTTTCCcacaagcatccggtcatcctgacctattCCAAGATCCGGTCAAttttgacctgcttcgggcctatcCGTGAGCATCCATTCACCTTGATCTACTTCGAGCCTCCctacgagcatctggtcaccctaacCTGCACCCGGctcaccctcaacttcgttcaaggccaccctACATGGCATCTAGACCGAACCataactctgataccatttgttgtgcctaaaggatatccacatatctccataatgacatgatattatccactttaggcctggtccctcatgactttgctcttgggctctccccaaaaggcctcatgccaatggagatatcatgcatccttttaaccctatgatctttatcaaatctttccaatgtggaactttgattgaaccccaacaactATCGGGTTTGGTACACATAGGTTGTGCCTCAAAACAGTGGGCTCTAGAATTTTTTATCTTTCTTCTTATCCAAAGCTACTTCACTGGATTTTTCTATTCGTTTAAACTCCCAATCACACCTTAAAAGTGAAAACCAAGAAAGAGAAGATCTCCAAAACAAACAAGAATAATTATGCCGATAAATAATGGAAAGGAGTAAAATAACATAAGTCATATATAGGAAATGTAAGTGAATGTGTATCTAATAGTATatagaaacacatataatctACGTGCATCACACTCCAGACTTAAatttttgcttgtcctcaagtaaaaacctacaatctaaactcatgtgttAATAAAGTGCATCATAATCTTTGGTGAATTAATCTCACTCtatcaattaattttattgataagcatgatatcaaagtaatccaaacgTGGCCTAGATATTAGTTCTCCGTGAGCAATGTGATGAGTGACTTAAGTTTCTCAAGTTTCAAACTCTATGCCTAATCAAGTCATCATCCAACTAAATTCCCTCTGGTTCCGgggataggcacttacctgccacactgTTGCTTCATCCCTCTTAAACTACTCACTAAACTCTGAAGCCCTCCTCGTCGTGCCTTCCCTCTCTCAGTGTGACGACTATGGGCTCTCTTTGGCTCTCTTAAAGACGCTGAAGCCCTCTTCACAAAGCCTTCCCTCCCTCATTAGGGCGACAACGGGCCTCTCTGGCTCTCTCAAAGGCGTGCCTCACTACCTTATTACTTCACACTTCTATAAACCCTAAAAGGTCATCATCTTTGCTTTCTATTTTAATCTCTTCTATTTCGATCAAATTGTACAACTTTGAATTAAAGATAGGGCTTGTGCAGTTGTGCTCCCATAGGGCCAATTTTAGCCATTAAACATAATAGTGAGAACAATGGTATAAGATGTCAATAAAAAAAGCAAACAATACATTAATTTGGTGAATACACCGTGCACAATTTTGTATCAAAGTAGGATGTCTATTGTAGGTGTGTGGTTCATTACAAACAAATGGACGTGTATAGGCCTATGACAACCCGATTTGGTGAGGTTAGGGATTGATGATTAGGCAAATGGCTCAAATAAGGAGATATTCCAAGAAAACTTCTAGACATTAGGGATAGGAACAAATTGAATCACATGTTCAATCAGAGTCTTATAGCTCTCAATTATAATATGTATCAAATGAATCAAGTATATACTCTCAATTACAAGATGATTTTTAGTGGAATGTTTCATTAGGAGTTATAATCCTTAGGAACGAATTAATAATTTTTGGTGAGAGTATATACTCTCAATCAGTAGGGGTTATAATCCTTGTTATAGACATTTGAACATAGAGACAATTTCATATTAAGGTAGATGCATGTTTCATAATTTCACATAATAgctctctaattttttttattgtattcaACTATTCAAGCTTAATATAAACAAATTAGTATTTCTTGAAAATCTTAttctatttataatttctaaaatgatggATATTGTTTTAATAAATAGCCTAGTTAATTTCACTGAGTAGTTAGAATACTTCTTTCATAATTATTGGTTAAAAtccaatagaaaaaaaatataatatagcaACCTAACCATGGAAATTTAGTTGACTTCAGTGTTATCTTTTTTGAAACCttattttactactgtttttaaTTATACGAATAAGGTCATAAGAAAATTATCATACGATGAGACATGTTTGTTAAGTGCAATGCTTTAAATCATGGATGGTTAGCTCAGAAAGTTTATATGTTTAACTTAGCTTTGACATAACATGTGGTAGATTTTAATTCAATAAAACTACTTTGGATCTTACTGTTTGTGCATGTCTCTATATGGCTACAGGAACCCTAAACTTGGATATTGTCATTAGGTTTTCTGATCATGGTTTTCATCTTCGTTTGATCCTTGGTCATAGGTGTGGTTTTTTATAGGATGCTTAACCTTCTTTTATGCCCTTTGTTTCTAAAGTCTATATGCATTGTCTTATCATTCGTCTGGCAACTCATGTTCTAAAGGATATACATTCCTCAACCTGACTCATTCAGGTTGCAATACCTTTTTTGAGCAGATGATGTCAGATGATCAATTGTTGTTGCCTATAAAGTAGGGTTGAAACTTCTTCTCTCATGTTACTTCAAATCAATCTAATACAATATAatagttaaataatttattgtaataaaaaaaaataatttaactttctGTAGGGccaattaaaatgaaataaaaaattttcagatatctaaaaaacttttttttttggttattgcTTCTAAGTGATGCTTCCAAGAACATCAATAACATGTTATTACTTAAGTTTCTTATTTTGGCTTTATTTGTGTGATTCTAAAACATTCCACCACCACCCGTGgcatttatttcttattttttcaTTGAATATGTGGATTGAAAAGATGTAGAAATTCTAAATATTGATCAATTTTTGTAAATTCCCCATAAATGAGCTTCCTTTTTTTGTTCCTTGTCTGCAGCTTGGAGAGGAATTATGGTTCACTGTTGGAGGTCAGCATATTCCTTTTGGCACATTACCATAGgtaagtttatttttcctttctctgATAGTTATGGTATGCTTCCTTAAATTATCTCCCATCATCTCTAGTGGAAATATTATTGCTATATATCTGGCAGTCACTTCATTCTGACATGCCCCCACACATTTCTATTTTTCACAATAAATTGTAAAGTTTTATCGCAGTTTCACCCAGATATGTTTCCATGACTTACAAATTCTTATGATTTTTGTAGGATGTCTGGACTAAACTTGGACCTCCTTGTGGAATCTATCAAAAGCAGGTGAATGATTCTACAgttcaaatatatttttcttgtgctttaTTCTGAACTCCTGAGTACTAGTTTATAGGGTCTAGTGTTTGGAAAAGATTTAAATTCTTAACTAGATAAATTGTTTAAGTTGCTCAAACTCAAAGTGAATATATTTGTGATAGGTCTTTCTGATGTTCTCTTCGTTCTTCTAGATTCGTTGATGTTGAAAATAAGGATTATGGAGGTAAGCTGACTAGGCTACACTTCTTTATTATTTTCTAGTTTAGTGTTAGGATTTTGTGTTACATTACCTTGCTTATCTCTTTACATTTTTTGTGTtacattattattttgtttatttctttGCATTCTTGAGTtaaattgtgttttttttttgttaaaaattcaAGTGAGTACTCTTTGTAAACACCTCTTACCTTCTAAATGAAAttgattataaataaaattattattcttgGATAATTGGATAGTGTAGGAATGGAAAAAACTTTATATCAATAGTTTTAGAATTGATATTTCATTCTTATTTCTATGTTAAAATTATAGGAAtttatgcataaataaaatagaaacaatCATCCTAGATAAAAAATCTTATTTCCTTATcttatttctagaaacaaaattttatagattaaaataattattacttaGATTGGTGGAAAGATAAAATTGGGACATAATTAATAATTTCACTAGGACCTTTGAATAATCAGGACCAGCTCTGAAGGAGAAGTAAGGCACGTTATGGATTCGATAGATCCATCATTCTTGCCTCAATAGTGTGGACATGTGGATTTGGTCGGTCAAGCATTCGTACTCTCCATTGATTATAAAGCTATTGTAGATACGGGATGAATTGGCTTCTTCTCTAGAGGTGGCTACACAAATATTGGGCGGATGGTTCAAGTGGGGAAGTAAAGGTGTTGCTATAGTATATGATCATTTCAAGCAGCCGGCTCCAAAGAACCCTTGGGCTAGCATATTTTAGAAGGTGTATGTTCAGCCAAGCCATGGCTTTACAGTATGATTCTTGGCGTATAGGAGGCTTTATATCAGAGATTGCTTGGAGTATTTTACTGTGACTGTGTGACATATTGTACATTTTGTTGCCACTTGATGGAATCGCATGAGCACCTCTTCCCTCCAGTGGTATCGATTTAGAGTAGCTAGAGTTCGAACATGACATGTGGCAAATGTTCAGGATATTGTGGTGATGGTGATCCCACCTATTTAAAGGTGGAGTCTATCTAAATCAAAGATTTTTATGTAAAAGATCATCCCCTAATTCATAATTTATAAATCAGAAGATCTCTACTTCTATTGATATAGATAGGTTGTTTCGAGGGCTTCAAGTGCATGTATATCAAACCTTAGACATTTACGTTGACCAATTATTGTATTAGGCTAAGTAGGTAACTAAATCAGGTTGCGCCTGTATACCGCTATTAGATATAAATACACATTTAccttataaaaaaatagaaattaagttgCGTCATAATTAATAAACTGAATCATGTAACAAAAGCTTCAAAACGAGATAGATTGTGCATAAATAATCTAAATATAATTCTTAATAGTCGAAGCTCTATACCGcttgtagaaaaaaaaaaatatgaaataatcATTTTGTGCAAACCATCACGTATAAAATCCTAGATCTTTcatgtttaattattaaaattaataataactATGTAAAAATGTACTGGAATCCATAATACTTAGTATCCTTTTAAGTGGTGCAATCCGCCTCCCAGATTAGGGGTGGGCATAATTCGGTTCAAACCGGAAAAACCGACCGAACCGAAAATTTTCGGTTTTTTTTGTTCGGTTTTTTCGATGTTTCGGCCGGTTTcggtttaagttttttaaaattcggTTATTCGGTTCGGTTTCCGATTTTGACTCCCAAAAAACCGAAAAAACCGAACCGGCCATATTAtacttaaaacattatttttataGATATTTGATCATACAAGTGgattaatttctaattatttataatataatagcataatcaaattatatatttatatttacttattgttaccggataacaaaattttaatattactttaaattcataattattttaataaattgatattttttctttgtctctaaactaatatttgtagtagcacaaaatcaatttaattcattgtatAAACCGTATATAACCGATCGTATAAACCGGACCGTATTACATAAAAACCGAACCGTAATAAAATGGTTTGATTTTGgatcaaaaatctttaaaatcgAAACTGAAAAAATAAAATCGTAATAAGGTAAAACCGGACCAAACCGGCCGATACCCACCCCTATCCCAGATCAACATAATTCCCATGAGAGAGATGTCCTCAAGGGCATAGTCGAGCCAGAAATCATATGATAAATTTATAGCATAAGCCAAGGGTTGAATCAGGATGAAATTGTAGAAGATGCACTCCTACATGAGGGTCTACTCAGTACTTGATTTATCTATTTGTATCTAACAATATGATTGATGATAGTCATGACATGAGATCGTTTGGGATGAATAATATCTTTTTTTATAATATGATTCTTTTAGAAGATCCCTTCAATTTTCTCTCAAGGCTCTCATCATGAGATTCAAAAGAGAATGATGATATATGTTatcctttaatatattttttattttacgtAATAAagtctattatatatatataacgcatctctaaaatatatataaagagaTATATTATAGGATAAATGGGTAGGAGACTTCTATACATTAAAGGACCATACCCTATCAGTTATAATAAAGCTCAAATACTTAAAATCTTTGTTGATCACTTTAATTGTATTTAACCTAATATGTCAATCGGTAACACATAATTTCTTCAGTTGAATTAAgtatttaatataaaattaatagaaaagaagccaaaaactAATTATTTTTCATTATAACGATGATGACTAAAAAAGAATTTGAACGAATAAAAAGTTAttagtttttttataaattaaactcGAAAGCATTATGTTATACATAGCATAAAGAAAATAAATGCATGAAAACGTTACTTgtctattagaaaaataaaataaaataaatttttatattgatttgtaaaaaaaataaaacaaaatgtttccaagtttttattaattatattttctcTGAATTGTTTTTTTCTTGGTGACTTCTTTTTTTCTTCGTTTGTTCGTCGCCCAAAAGAGATAACGATAGGAAGGCAGCCAATCAGAGTGAACCTATCTGCCACGTGTCCAATTTATAGTAGCCAGCAGGTGGGGGGACTGAGCCTCGCTTTGTTTTAGCAGTAAGAAGCTCCCGCTGCGTTGTGGGTGTCTCACAAATCTCGCACCATTATGGCGGCGACGGCATCTGCAGCGTCATGCCCCGCGGCGGTTCTGGCCGGAGCTCGCATTCCCTCGCCTGTCGCTGCCACTGCTCGACCCACCGTCCGCTTCTTCTCTCCGCCTAGACTTTATTCTTCGTCCAAACTCCTCCATCTTGACTCCCAATCGCAAGGTATCCTTCTACATCCTCCTCTTCATTCTTCTAAATTCCTTATTTGGGCCAACTAACTGTGGATGCTTGTGAATAAGTTGGAATTTTGATATTAATCTAGCTTGGATTACCCTAATTTGTTGTCCGGAGGTTGCATTGcgtatttaatttagtttagccAAAGATTAAGTTTTTGAGAAATTTTGTAGGGTTTTGCTTGCCCTAATCTTTTAACATCTTAGCAACAATCTGTTTCTTGCACtttataaattagtttattaGGTTTTCAACGTTAGGTAAACCAATTGGTGGTGCCTGATTAAGATCTTTAAGAGCAGATGTTGGCAGATTCTCTTCACTCCGTGCAAGAGCTTCTTCAGATGAGTCCTCTGCCTCTGTTGATGATGTCATTGCAGATTTGAAGGCGAAAGTATGCCCACCAAATTTTTCCATGTTTTAATTTGGATGTGCAATGCTTATTTCATTGTCATTGTAACAACAGTGGGATTCACTGGAGGACAAATCCACTGTGCTCTTATATGGTGGTGGCGCGCTTGTTGCGTTGTGGCTATCATCGATTGTTGTCGGGGCGATCAACTCAGTTCCTCTGGTATTACCATCATCTTAGCACTTGTTCCTCTGAACTCAGTGAGTTTTTGGGGTGGTATATTTTCATAGCTATTGTGATTTACTGGTTGATACTTGTGCTTTAGGGAGTCCTTTTGTACTGAATTTTTATATGCTGATAATTTAAGATAAATGCTTGAATTGTCTTAAATCCTTTTTCATAATCATTCTTGCTGATTTGAGCAATTCAGATGACTAATAACAAACCAACTGTTCTTTTACCATGCAAAACATTGAGCATAACTTTACAGTTTGCAGAAAGAGTGTTATGTCTTCTTTGATGTACTCAAACCTCCCTTTCTATATTTACAGCTTCCAAAAGTCCTGGAGTTAGTAGGGCTTGGATATACTGGATGGTTTGTGTATCGCTACGTGCTTTTTAAGGTAAATCTTATGTGGCAACTCTATGTTCACAAGAATTTCCAGTTTAATTCGTACCGTTTGTTATAAAACGCATAAAAGGAACTACTATTTCACAGGAGCttgttaaatgtttaaattttattgtttattCTGAAGCTTGAGATTTCTATAGGGCTTGAAAACATCTTCTAATTGTTGAAAGAAGTAGTCCTATCATTCTGTTACGATAGAGGCATCCAATcttatatatataatcttatatatatatatatatatatatatatatatatatatatatatatatatatatatataaattgtgtATGCTGGAAACCCAACCAAGTTTGGATAATTGCTTGTGCACACTTCAATCCCAAGATGTAAGATTATGTACATACTTATACATTCATTGTAACTTTGTTTTAGAAGGTAGATAGGTAGATCAACGTAGTTTAATCAGCATAGAAATTTACCATAGttaatttctccttttttttctcttctttatactctctctctctctctctttctcgaCATATGTTGAACATCATTCACAGGAAAGGAGAAAAGAGCTTGCCAGTGACATTGAAAATTTGAAGAAAAAGATTGCTGGATCGGGCGAATGACTTCAGTTAGCTGGCAATTCAAGGAGTTCCCAGTGTTTTATGATTGAGAATGTTTCTCCTGCTGTTCATATGTATTTGTTAGCTATACCTTTATTGGGAGATATTTATGAAATTGTCGATTAATTTGTTAGCGCAATGCAAAGATTATGGTTTGCTGTACAAGACAAATAACTAGTATTCACCATTGTGTTCTATGATTAAGATTTTCTTGCATCTTTAAATCACAATCAGATAATGAAACCTACTCAGTATAGCTCGCGTGTAGACTTAATTAGACAAATTACTTTGGTCGAAGAAAGTTTGATGTCGATGACAATTGGAGTAGGTACATGCTCTTAGTTTGTAACACTTACAAATCCACTTCATACGTATTGGGAGCAATTCATATTAAGTGAGAGTAGTCTGAGTGAATTACGAGTTCCCCCATTTAACGGGAGGTAGTCTATCTAGTTTAGATGAAAGTAAAGTTCATCCAATTTAGATAAAGTGAGAACGCTGCCTCCTTGGATGAAGTGGAAGCAGTTTAGATGAAGAGCAATATacttaggggtgtaatcgaggcGAGTCgagtcgaactcttgaatgtttgagcttgactcgtttataatcgaaccgagctcgagctttatttaacgaatatattcatggctgacgagcttttatcgagcttaaacgaacttaataagtgtaaattataaatttaaatattcattaaaaattaaattatatatttagagaaaattataatattcttattaaaatttataattttattctaataaataaatttaataaatttatctatatttttcataagtagaatgtaaaatctataaatttaatatcaaaattattatttttttaatttaaaagttgattcatgagcttaacgaacgtgttcacgagctaacgagccgagtattggtaagcttgagcttgatttgtttatcttaacgagcctcattaaacgagctcaaacgaacttttatcgaatcgagcttcgaatagttcACGAgcggcttgattcatttacacccctaaataTACTTAAGGATGGAGACGGTCCGCCTATCTCCTCCTACACGATAATATACAAAGTCATCTCAAAGATCTTAACAAATCGATTGGTGAAGATGATGGACAGATTACTGGACCAGCCCACTCTGTTTTTGTTCAGAAACAATAGCATCCACCTAGCACAAGAGCTATTGCGGAAGTATGCTAGGAAGTGGGTCTCCCCATCTTGCGTGTTCAAAGCTGACCTTCAAACGACATTTGACATGGTGGATTGAGGGTTTCTACAAGCTGCACTTGTTGGTTATGATTTTCCTCAATAATTCCGAGCTTGGATTACTGAGTGCATTACCATGGTATCCTTCTCAATTGGCATCAATGATGATATGCACAATTTCTTCAAAGGGCAGAGAGGTCTCTACCAAGGTGATCTGACTATGTCTTGATGTATTTTCCAAATCTCTAAAAGTGGTATCCATGCAACCAAACTTCCATTTTCATCCCATGTGCGGTAACATTGGAATACCCACTTGACATAGGGGCGATGAATCTACCATAGTAATGATAGCGGAAGTCTTACATGATTTTGGGGGCACGGCTGGACTAAGGATGAACCCACTAAAGTCCAACATCAATATCTCAAGCGTGCCAACCTACGTCAATGACAGAGAAAGAAGTCAGATTCTCCATTGATCAAACACTTACGGTAACTCCTTGACCATCTTGTACAACAAATTGACGGGTAAGATAGTGCAAGTATGAAGTTCATCGAATGGTCTGTGTGGGAGAAGTAAGGAGCTACAGAAGCATATGATTTCTTCCAATCGAAAGGGGCAGTCCTCCAAGCATGGGCTAAGGTTGTATGGAAGTCTTGCCTCATGCTCAAACACAGATTCACTTTCTGTATGGTTGCTTAAGGACGATTGCGGACAAAGGACTATATCCATATGTAGGTCCCATGATGCCCGAGAGGACGAGGAGGAGGGGGGGATTGTCCTACACAaacaaactcaaccctttctTGACTTATAGCTTAATTATGAACACttgtattaaaaaataaaagactaATTAAAAATACAGAGGCACAAAGAGAAttatttggtttgcaattagaagaTTACTAATTCAACGAAAATGAAACGCacttatgaagatctccttcaggcgaagtagcctcttacaacgttaatagCTCACAATTAAAAGTAGAATAGAAAAATTATGATTTACAAGTTGTTATTGAACTATTGAAATCAGGACTATATTTATAACTCTGTTCGGAgcccctggaagggttccaggcacctggagtggaatagaattctatccccgacgcgTCGGTCAACGTCCACGTCGATTATGATAAGATTTAGGTTCGGGGCACCCGGACCcacaaagtcaacatggttgactttttcagtccgggccctctgctccggttctgctcgcctcggttcgggtctttcactccggctccactcgcttgggtgattttggccatccgaaatagggctcacccgaacccaacttccggccttctcgagcagtcttccgctccggcttcttgtccctcggaaacgtcccacgcttccttctcgtccgccagcgtactcttccgtagcacctcctCCCtctgacgcaccgagcccgtcggctctctctcgtgccgtctTTCACGCtaactgcatcttttgctcgacttcttgtgcttctaagtttctgcacacttaaatacaagacatcaaacaacaatatgaccttacttaacttatttgatcacatcaaaacctccacaggatacttacaatctccttttttttttatatgaatcaacccaagttaagttagggtaaaacaagacatgaaataaatatttaagttttaagaCTTTAGATATGTAATAGCTTGAAAAATATACTATCTCCCCCTTAAA
Coding sequences:
- the LOC122045541 gene encoding protein CURVATURE THYLAKOID 1A, chloroplastic-like, encoding MAATASAASCPAAVLAGARIPSPVAATARPTVRFFSPPRLYSSSKLLHLDSQSQDVGRFSSLRARASSDESSASVDDVIADLKAKWDSLEDKSTVLLYGGGALVALWLSSIVVGAINSVPLLPKVLELVGLGYTGWFVYRYVLFKERRKELASDIENLKKKIAGSGE